A region of Streptomyces paludis DNA encodes the following proteins:
- a CDS encoding Nif3-like dinuclear metal center hexameric protein encodes MPPVPSPVPSPVPSAPRLSEVLAALDALWPPERAEQWDAVGTVCGDPDAPVNRVLFAVDPVQDIAEEAVRLGAQLIVTHHPLYLRGTTTVAAGTFKGRVVHTLIKNDIALHVAHTNADSADPGVSDALAGALDLRILGPLVPDPTDPAGRRGLGRICELDHPATLRDFAARVAHRLPATAQGVRIAGDPDALVRTVAVSGGSGDSLFDRVRAAGVDAFVTADLRHHPVSEATQHSPLGLIDAAHWATEWPWCEQAAAQLDEVSDRHGWDLRVHVSKTVTDPWSAHQASTVPYAPSATYSTADAPSSSSSSSPSSSSGAPN; translated from the coding sequence GTGCCCCCTGTCCCTTCCCCCGTCCCGTCCCCGGTCCCGTCCGCGCCCCGGCTGTCCGAAGTCCTCGCCGCGCTCGACGCCCTCTGGCCCCCCGAGCGGGCCGAACAGTGGGATGCCGTCGGTACGGTCTGCGGCGACCCCGACGCCCCGGTGAACCGCGTCCTGTTCGCCGTCGACCCTGTCCAGGACATCGCCGAAGAGGCCGTGCGGCTCGGCGCCCAGCTGATCGTCACCCACCATCCGCTCTATCTGCGCGGTACGACGACGGTCGCGGCCGGCACGTTCAAGGGCCGTGTCGTGCACACGCTCATCAAGAACGACATCGCGCTGCACGTCGCGCACACCAACGCCGACTCCGCCGACCCCGGTGTCTCCGACGCCCTCGCGGGCGCCCTCGACCTGCGGATCCTCGGCCCCCTCGTACCGGATCCGACCGATCCGGCCGGACGGCGTGGCCTCGGCCGGATCTGCGAACTCGACCACCCGGCCACCCTCCGCGACTTCGCCGCCCGTGTCGCGCACCGGCTGCCGGCCACCGCGCAGGGCGTGCGGATCGCCGGCGACCCGGACGCCCTGGTCCGTACGGTCGCGGTCAGCGGCGGCTCGGGCGACAGCCTCTTCGACCGGGTACGGGCGGCGGGCGTGGACGCGTTCGTCACCGCCGACCTGCGCCACCACCCGGTCTCCGAGGCCACCCAGCACTCCCCGCTGGGGCTGATCGACGCCGCGCACTGGGCCACCGAGTGGCCCTGGTGCGAGCAGGCCGCCGCCCAGCTCGACGAGGTCTCCGACCGGCACGGCTGGGACCTGCGGGTCCATGTGTCCAAGACGGTCACCGACCCGTGGTCGGCGCACCAGGCTTCGACGGTCCCGTACGCTCCGTCCGCCACGTACTCCACGGCAGACGCGCCTTCGTCTTCGTCCTCATCCTCTCCCTCATCCTCCTCAGGAGCCCCCAACTGA
- a CDS encoding zinc ribbon domain-containing protein — translation MNAAPADQIRLLDVQALDVRLSQLDHKRTSLPEHAEIESLTKDLAQLRDLLVAAQTEESDTAREQIKAEQDVDQVRQRAVRDQQRLDSGAVSSPKDLENLQREIVSLAKRQGDLEDVVLEVMERRESAQERVAELTERVSAVQAKTDDAVARRDTAVAGFDGESATVTKERGLVADSVPADLLKLYEKLRVKEGGVGAARLYQRRCEGCRLELNVTELNDVRSAARDAVLRCENCHRILVRTADSGL, via the coding sequence CTGAACGCCGCGCCCGCCGACCAGATCCGACTTCTCGACGTCCAGGCCCTCGACGTACGGCTGTCGCAGCTCGACCACAAGCGCACCTCGCTGCCCGAGCACGCCGAGATCGAGTCCCTCACCAAGGACCTCGCCCAGCTGCGCGACCTGCTGGTCGCCGCGCAGACCGAGGAGAGCGACACCGCACGCGAGCAGATCAAGGCCGAGCAGGACGTCGACCAGGTCCGTCAGCGCGCCGTGCGCGACCAGCAGCGGCTGGACTCCGGCGCGGTCAGCTCGCCCAAGGACCTGGAGAACCTCCAGCGCGAGATCGTCTCCCTCGCCAAGCGCCAGGGCGACCTGGAGGACGTCGTCCTCGAAGTCATGGAGCGCCGCGAGTCCGCGCAGGAGCGGGTGGCCGAGCTGACGGAACGTGTCTCCGCGGTCCAGGCCAAGACGGACGACGCGGTGGCGCGCCGCGACACCGCCGTCGCGGGCTTCGACGGCGAGAGCGCGACGGTCACCAAGGAGCGCGGGCTCGTCGCCGATTCCGTACCGGCCGACCTGCTCAAGCTGTACGAGAAGCTGCGCGTCAAGGAAGGCGGTGTGGGCGCCGCCCGGCTGTACCAGCGCCGTTGCGAGGGCTGCCGGCTGGAGCTGAACGTCACCGAGCTGAACGACGTCAGGTCCGCCGCGCGCGACGCGGTCCTGCGGTGCGAGAACTGCCACCGCATCCTGGTCCGTACCGCCGACTCGGGTCTGTGA